In the Sebastes fasciatus isolate fSebFas1 chromosome 20, fSebFas1.pri, whole genome shotgun sequence genome, one interval contains:
- the psmd11b gene encoding 26S proteasome non-ATPase regulatory subunit 11B isoform X1: protein MAAAAVVEFQRAQSLISTDRDASIDILHSIVRRDVQENDEEAVRVKEQSILELGTLLAKTGQAAELGGLLKFVRPFLISISKAKAARLVRSLLDLFLDMEAATGQEVELCLECIEWAKNEKRTFLRQALEARLIALYFDTKRYPEALALGTQLLMELKKMDDKALLVEVQLLESKTYHALSNLPKARAALTSARTTANGIYCPPKLQAALDMQSGIIHAAEEKDWKTAYSYFFEAFEGYDSIDHPRAITSLKYMLLCKIVLNLPEEVQGLISGKLGLRHAGRQANALKCVAQACKNRSLADFENALTEYRAELKDDPIINTHLDKLYDNLLEQNLIRVIEPFSRVQIEHISGLIKLSEGDVERKLSQMILDTKFHGILDQGEGVLIIFDEPPVDKTYEAALETIQNMSKVVDSLYNKAKKLT, encoded by the exons ATGGCGGCTGCAGCAGTGGTGGAGTTCCAGAGAGCTCAGTCTCTCATCAGCACGGACCGAGACGCCTCCATCGACATCCTGCACTCCATAG TGAGGAGAGATGTCCAAGAGAACGATGAAGAAGCTGTCAGGGTTAAAGAACAGAGCATCCTGGAGTTGGGGACACTCCTGGCCAAGACGGGACAGGCTGCAG AACTAGGGGGTCTGCTGAAATTTGTGAGGCCTTTTCTGATTTCCATCAGCAAAGCTAAGGCGGCCCGGCTGGTCCGCTCTCTGCTGGACCTCTTCCTTGACATGGAGGCAGCAACGGGGCAGGAGGTTGAGCTGTGTCTTGAATGCATTGAGTGGGCCAAAAATGAGAAGAGAACCTTCCTACGACAGGCTCTGGAG GCACGACTGATCGCGCTCTATTTTGACACCAAAAGATACCCGGAGGCCTTGGCGCTTG GCACCCAGTTGCTCATGGAGCTGAAAAAGATGGATGACAAAGCTCTTCTGGTCGAGGTCCAGCTGCTTGAAAGTAAGACGTACCACGCTCTCAGTAACCTGCCCAAGGCCCGCGCAGCCCTCACCTCAGCCAGGACCACCGCCAACGGCATCTACTGTCCTCCGAAGCTCCAGGCAGCTCTGGACATGCAGTCAG GGATCATCCACGCAGCAGAGGAGAAGGACTGGAAGACGGCCTACTCCTACTTCTTTGAGGCCTTCGAGGGCTACGACTCCATTGACCATCCCAGAGCCATCACATCTCTCAAATACATGCTTCTGTGCAAGATTGTCCTCAACTT ACCAGAGGAGGTTCAGGGCCTGATCAGTGGTAAACTGGGCCTGCGACATGCCGGCCGACAGGCAA ACGCACTGAAATGTGTCGCCCAGGCCTGCAAGAACAGATCATTAGCAGACTTTGAAAAC GCCCTAACAGAGTACAGAGCAGAACTGAAGGACGATCCCATCATCAACACTCACCTGGACAAGCTGTACGACAACCTGCTGGAACAAAACCTCATCCGAGTCATTGAACCCTTTTCTAGAGTACAG ATAGAACACATATCAGGTCTAATCAAACTGTCAGAG GGGGATGTTGAGAGGAAGTTATCGCAGATGATTCTGGACACAAAGTTTCACG GAATCCTTGACCAAGGTGAAGGTGTCCTGATCATATTCGATGAGCCTCCAGTGGACAAAACATACGAAGCCGCCTTGGAAACAATTCAGAACATGAGCAAAGTCGTGGATTCACTTTACAACAAAGCCAAGAAGCTGacatag
- the ndel1a gene encoding nuclear distribution protein nudE-like 1-A isoform X2 — protein MPPMKSQQTPVQQTSEETLLSSSHLQTPWTDKQLCLRRCADLFVMEAEIIPKFSSKDEEIDFWKALSLKYKEDCQEAREELLEFQEGSRELEAELEAQLGQAEHRMKDLQSENNRLKNEVETIKERFEHQYAQSYKQISMLEDDLGQTRSIKEQLHKYVRELEQSNDDLERAKRATIESLETFEQRLNQAIERNAFLESELDEKECLLVSVQRLKDEARDLRQELAVRERHSDVTRMSAPSSPTQDGEKMDTAVQASLSLPATPLSKDLDNAFANPTVLSNGYGSNSPLTPSARISALNIVSDLLRKVGALESKLAACRNFAKDQKARKTYAPDNSNALNANTANYSKSLHSSYFDKATEMVTFPALILAGR, from the exons ATGCCCCCTATGAAGAGCCAGCAGACACCAGTCCAGCAGACATCAGAGGAGACGCTCCTCAGCAGCTCTCACCTGCAGACACCATGGACTGATAAACAGCTCTGTTTGAGGCGATGTGCAG ATTTGTTTGTCATGGAAGCAGAAATAATACCAAAATTCTCCTCCAAAGACGAGGAAATTGACTTCTGGAAGGCTCTTTCCCTCAAGTACAAGGAAGA ctgccaGGAGGCCcgtgaggagctgctggagttCCAGGAGGGGAGCCGGGAGCTGGAGGCCGAGCTGGAGGCCCAGCTGGGCCAGGCAGAGCACCGCATGAAGGACCTGCAGTCTGAGAACAACAGACTCAAGAACGAAGTGGAAACAATCAAG gaGAGGTTTGAGCATCAGTACGCTCAGAGCTACAAGCAGATCTCCATGCTGGAGGATGACCTCGGACAAACACGCAGCATCAAGGAGCAGCTCCACAAATACGTCCGAGAGCTCGAACAGTCCAACGACGACCTGGAGAGAGCCAAAAG GGCGACCATCGAGTCTCTGGAGACCTTCGAGCAGCGTCTGAACCAGGCCATCGAGAGGAACGCCTTCCTGGAGAGCGAGCTGGATGAGAAGGAGTGTCTTCTGGTTTCTGTGCAGAGATTAAAGGACGAAGCCAGAG acTTGCGGCAGGAGCTGGCCGTACGAGAGAGGCACTCCGATGTGACCAGGATGTCCGCTCCCAGTTCGCCCACGCAGGACGGCGAGAAGATGGACACTGCCGTTCAGgcgtccctctctctccccgccACCCCGCTGAGCAAAGATCTGGACAACGCCTTCGCCAACCCAACAG TTCTATCAAACGGTTATGGCAGCAACTCTCCGTTGACTCCTTCTGCCAGAATATCGGCCCTCAACATCGTCAGTGATTTACTCCGGAAAGTCGGG GCTCTGGAGTCAAAGCTCGCCGCTTGCAGGAACTTTGCCAAGGATCAGAAAGCGAGGAAGACGTATGCTCCGGACAACAGCAACGCGCTCAACGCAAACACCGCCAACTACTCGAAATCACTCCACTCATCATATTTTGACAAAGC GACAGAGATGGTCACATTTCCTGCATTGATTCTGG
- the psmd11b gene encoding 26S proteasome non-ATPase regulatory subunit 11B isoform X2 translates to MAAAAVVEFQRAQSLISTDRDASIDILHSIVRRDVQENDEEAVRVKEQSILELGTLLAKTGQAAELGGLLKFVRPFLISISKAKAARLVRSLLDLFLDMEAATGQEVELCLECIEWAKNEKRTFLRQALEARLIALYFDTKRYPEALALGTQLLMELKKMDDKALLVEVQLLESKTYHALSNLPKARAALTSARTTANGIYCPPKLQAALDMQSGIIHAAEEKDWKTAYSYFFEAFEGYDSIDHPRAITSLKYMLLCKIVLNLPEEVQGLISGKLGLRHAGRQTDALKCVAQACKNRSLADFENALTEYRAELKDDPIINTHLDKLYDNLLEQNLIRVIEPFSRVQIEHISGLIKLSEGDVERKLSQMILDTKFHGILDQGEGVLIIFDEPPVDKTYEAALETIQNMSKVVDSLYNKAKKLT, encoded by the exons ATGGCGGCTGCAGCAGTGGTGGAGTTCCAGAGAGCTCAGTCTCTCATCAGCACGGACCGAGACGCCTCCATCGACATCCTGCACTCCATAG TGAGGAGAGATGTCCAAGAGAACGATGAAGAAGCTGTCAGGGTTAAAGAACAGAGCATCCTGGAGTTGGGGACACTCCTGGCCAAGACGGGACAGGCTGCAG AACTAGGGGGTCTGCTGAAATTTGTGAGGCCTTTTCTGATTTCCATCAGCAAAGCTAAGGCGGCCCGGCTGGTCCGCTCTCTGCTGGACCTCTTCCTTGACATGGAGGCAGCAACGGGGCAGGAGGTTGAGCTGTGTCTTGAATGCATTGAGTGGGCCAAAAATGAGAAGAGAACCTTCCTACGACAGGCTCTGGAG GCACGACTGATCGCGCTCTATTTTGACACCAAAAGATACCCGGAGGCCTTGGCGCTTG GCACCCAGTTGCTCATGGAGCTGAAAAAGATGGATGACAAAGCTCTTCTGGTCGAGGTCCAGCTGCTTGAAAGTAAGACGTACCACGCTCTCAGTAACCTGCCCAAGGCCCGCGCAGCCCTCACCTCAGCCAGGACCACCGCCAACGGCATCTACTGTCCTCCGAAGCTCCAGGCAGCTCTGGACATGCAGTCAG GGATCATCCACGCAGCAGAGGAGAAGGACTGGAAGACGGCCTACTCCTACTTCTTTGAGGCCTTCGAGGGCTACGACTCCATTGACCATCCCAGAGCCATCACATCTCTCAAATACATGCTTCTGTGCAAGATTGTCCTCAACTT ACCAGAGGAGGTTCAGGGCCTGATCAGTGGTAAACTGGGCCTGCGACATGCCGGCCGACAG ACAGACGCACTGAAATGTGTCGCCCAGGCCTGCAAGAACAGATCATTAGCAGACTTTGAAAAC GCCCTAACAGAGTACAGAGCAGAACTGAAGGACGATCCCATCATCAACACTCACCTGGACAAGCTGTACGACAACCTGCTGGAACAAAACCTCATCCGAGTCATTGAACCCTTTTCTAGAGTACAG ATAGAACACATATCAGGTCTAATCAAACTGTCAGAG GGGGATGTTGAGAGGAAGTTATCGCAGATGATTCTGGACACAAAGTTTCACG GAATCCTTGACCAAGGTGAAGGTGTCCTGATCATATTCGATGAGCCTCCAGTGGACAAAACATACGAAGCCGCCTTGGAAACAATTCAGAACATGAGCAAAGTCGTGGATTCACTTTACAACAAAGCCAAGAAGCTGacatag
- the ndel1a gene encoding nuclear distribution protein nudE-like 1-A isoform X1, with product MPPMKSQQTPVQQTSEETLLSSSHLQTPWTDKQLCLRRCADLFVMEAEIIPKFSSKDEEIDFWKALSLKYKEDCQEAREELLEFQEGSRELEAELEAQLGQAEHRMKDLQSENNRLKNEVETIKERFEHQYAQSYKQISMLEDDLGQTRSIKEQLHKYVRELEQSNDDLERAKRATIESLETFEQRLNQAIERNAFLESELDEKECLLVSVQRLKDEARDLRQELAVRERHSDVTRMSAPSSPTQDGEKMDTAVQASLSLPATPLSKDLDNAFANPTVLSNGYGSNSPLTPSARISALNIVSDLLRKVGALESKLAACRNFAKDQKARKTYAPDNSNALNANTANYSKSLHSSYFDKARTVNGLKAGPLAAITAPPAASSPGLVPLAV from the exons ATGCCCCCTATGAAGAGCCAGCAGACACCAGTCCAGCAGACATCAGAGGAGACGCTCCTCAGCAGCTCTCACCTGCAGACACCATGGACTGATAAACAGCTCTGTTTGAGGCGATGTGCAG ATTTGTTTGTCATGGAAGCAGAAATAATACCAAAATTCTCCTCCAAAGACGAGGAAATTGACTTCTGGAAGGCTCTTTCCCTCAAGTACAAGGAAGA ctgccaGGAGGCCcgtgaggagctgctggagttCCAGGAGGGGAGCCGGGAGCTGGAGGCCGAGCTGGAGGCCCAGCTGGGCCAGGCAGAGCACCGCATGAAGGACCTGCAGTCTGAGAACAACAGACTCAAGAACGAAGTGGAAACAATCAAG gaGAGGTTTGAGCATCAGTACGCTCAGAGCTACAAGCAGATCTCCATGCTGGAGGATGACCTCGGACAAACACGCAGCATCAAGGAGCAGCTCCACAAATACGTCCGAGAGCTCGAACAGTCCAACGACGACCTGGAGAGAGCCAAAAG GGCGACCATCGAGTCTCTGGAGACCTTCGAGCAGCGTCTGAACCAGGCCATCGAGAGGAACGCCTTCCTGGAGAGCGAGCTGGATGAGAAGGAGTGTCTTCTGGTTTCTGTGCAGAGATTAAAGGACGAAGCCAGAG acTTGCGGCAGGAGCTGGCCGTACGAGAGAGGCACTCCGATGTGACCAGGATGTCCGCTCCCAGTTCGCCCACGCAGGACGGCGAGAAGATGGACACTGCCGTTCAGgcgtccctctctctccccgccACCCCGCTGAGCAAAGATCTGGACAACGCCTTCGCCAACCCAACAG TTCTATCAAACGGTTATGGCAGCAACTCTCCGTTGACTCCTTCTGCCAGAATATCGGCCCTCAACATCGTCAGTGATTTACTCCGGAAAGTCGGG GCTCTGGAGTCAAAGCTCGCCGCTTGCAGGAACTTTGCCAAGGATCAGAAAGCGAGGAAGACGTATGCTCCGGACAACAGCAACGCGCTCAACGCAAACACCGCCAACTACTCGAAATCACTCCACTCATCATATTTTGACAAAGC
- the cdk5r1b gene encoding cyclin-dependent kinase 5 activator 1b, protein MGTVLSLSPSYRKAALFEDGPATVGHYTAVQNSKNAKDKNLKRHSLINVLPWKRIVAVSAKKKGSKKVQPNGTYQNNVTHLNNENLKKSQSCANLSTFAQDQSTPALTKASNNNNIVSSVKKAPLTNSNVAPGTPKRVIVQASTSELLRCLGEFLCRRCYRLKHLSPTDPVLWLRSVDRSLLLQGWQDQGFITPANVVFVYMLCRDVVSSEVATEHELQAVLLTCLYLSYSYMGNEISYPLKPFLVESSKETFWDRCLSIINLMSAKMLQINSDPHYFTQVFADLKNESQKEEERSRLLIGLDR, encoded by the coding sequence ATGGGAACCGTGCTGTCTTTGTCCCCCAGCTACCGAAAGGCGGCCCTCTTCGAGGATGGGCCGGCCACCGTGGGCCACTACACGGCCGTCCAGAACAGCAAGAACGCCAAAGACAAGAACCTGAAGCGCCACTCGCTCATCAATGTGCTCCCATGGAAGCGGATTGTAGCGGTGTCGGCCAAGAAGAAAGGCTCCAAGAAGGTGCAGCCCAACGGCACCTACCAGAACAATGTCACCCACCTGAACAATGAGAACCTGAAGAAGTCGCAGTCGTGCGCCAACCTGTCCACCTTCGCCCAGGATCAGAGCACTCCGGCTCTCACCAAGgcctccaacaacaacaacatagtATCGTCTGTCAAGAAGGCCCCTCTGACCAACTCCAATGTGGCCCCCGGGACCCCCAAGAGAGTGATCGTCCAGGCCTCCACCAGCGAGCTGCTGCGCTGCCTCGGGGAGTTCCTGTGCCGGCGTTGTTACCGGCTGAAGCACCTGTCACCCACCGACCCGGTGCTGTGGCTGCGCAGTGTGGACCGCTCCCTGCTGCTCCAGGGCTGGCAGGACCAGGGCTTCATCACCCCCGCCAACGTGGTCTTTGTCTACATGCTGTGCCGCGACGTGGTCTCCTCCGAGGTGGCCACGGAGCACGAGCTGCAGGCCGTGCTGCTCACCTGCCTCTACCTGTCTTACTCCTACATGGGCAACGAGATCTCCTACCCTCTGAAGCCCTTCCTGGTGGAGAGCTCCAAGGAGACCTTCTGGGACCGCTGCCTCTCCATCATCAACCTGATGAGCGCCAAGATGCTCCAGATCAACTCCGACCCGCACTACTTCACTCAGGTGTTTGCCGACCTGAAGAACGAGAgccagaaggaggaggagaggagccgcCTGCTCATCGGCCTGGACCGGTGA